One region of Enterobacter ludwigii genomic DNA includes:
- a CDS encoding TetR family transcriptional regulator codes for MSRPPNDPHRREKILKATLDTIAEHGIHAVTHRKIATCAGVPLGSMTYYFDGMEPLLEEAFTWFTRQMSQQYRDFFAGVTGPEMACESITTLIHSSQVTTPHNMALMYQLYAFMHRSAALKTVMQDWMKMSQTTLEQWFDPVTTRALDAFIEGMTLHYVTDRAPLTREEIRVMVGRIAGEGGC; via the coding sequence ATGAGCAGACCACCGAACGATCCGCATCGACGGGAGAAGATCCTGAAGGCAACGCTCGATACTATTGCCGAACACGGGATTCACGCCGTCACGCACCGTAAAATCGCCACCTGTGCAGGTGTGCCGCTAGGTTCGATGACCTACTATTTCGACGGTATGGAGCCGCTGCTGGAGGAAGCTTTCACGTGGTTTACCCGGCAGATGTCGCAACAGTACCGGGATTTCTTCGCGGGCGTCACCGGGCCGGAAATGGCGTGTGAATCCATCACCACGCTGATCCACAGCTCACAGGTGACGACGCCGCACAACATGGCGCTGATGTATCAGCTCTACGCCTTTATGCACCGCAGCGCGGCGCTCAAAACGGTGATGCAGGACTGGATGAAGATGAGCCAGACCACGCTGGAGCAGTGGTTTGACCCGGTTACCACCCGTGCGCTGGATGCGTTTATTGAAGGGATGACGCTGCACTATGTCACCGACCGGGCACCATTAACCCGGGAGGAGATCCGGGTTATGGTGGGCAGAATTGCGGGCGAGGGCGGCTGCTAG
- a CDS encoding SDR family oxidoreductase, whose translation MGFKNKIAVIFGGSGAIGSAVAHALAREGAEVHLAARTSTRLEHVANSIRNAGGSASTFIFDALDEFAQLPEFAHIDIVVNATGFMHDQGKRLDALALSEFRQGFDPFLTAYFNIAKAVSPRMGGEHGGTLITVVAPAANMAISGHLGHIVGCAGTEAFTRALAAELGVKNIRVVCVRSHAIADAVQAGSYVGAIFAAKAQEMGITVEQFLGGAAQSTLTHHLPTLAQVADTITFLASDAASAITGTTVNMTAGAT comes from the coding sequence ATGGGCTTTAAAAACAAAATCGCGGTCATCTTCGGCGGCAGTGGCGCCATCGGCAGCGCTGTGGCACATGCTCTGGCGCGTGAGGGGGCTGAAGTGCACCTCGCTGCACGCACCTCTACCAGGCTGGAACACGTTGCCAACAGCATTCGCAACGCAGGCGGGTCTGCCAGCACATTTATTTTCGATGCGCTGGATGAGTTCGCGCAGCTTCCTGAGTTTGCCCACATTGATATTGTCGTCAACGCCACGGGCTTTATGCACGATCAGGGAAAACGCCTTGACGCATTAGCCCTTAGCGAATTCAGGCAGGGTTTTGATCCCTTCCTGACCGCGTACTTTAACATCGCCAAAGCTGTTTCACCCCGCATGGGCGGCGAACATGGCGGAACCCTGATTACCGTCGTCGCGCCCGCCGCGAATATGGCGATCTCCGGGCACCTGGGACATATCGTTGGCTGCGCGGGAACAGAAGCGTTTACCCGGGCGCTTGCCGCAGAACTGGGCGTTAAAAATATTCGCGTCGTGTGCGTGCGTTCGCACGCGATTGCCGACGCGGTGCAGGCAGGTTCGTATGTCGGTGCCATTTTCGCCGCTAAGGCGCAGGAGATGGGAATTACGGTCGAGCAGTTTCTCGGTGGTGCCGCGCAAAGTACCCTGACACATCACCTGCCCACGCTGGCACAGGTAGCAGACACGATTACGTTTCTGGCCTCAGATGCGGCAAGCGCCATCACGGGAACTACCGTCAATATGACCGCGGGCGCAACCTAG
- the arsC gene encoding glutaredoxin-dependent arsenate reductase — MTHITIYHNPACGTSRNTLEMIRNSGTEPEIILYLETPPSREKLTTLIADMGISVRDLLRKNVEPYEQLGLAEDKFTDEQLLDFMLQYPILINRPIVVTPLGTRLCRPSEVVLDILPDAQKGAFTKEDGEAVVDASGKKISQK, encoded by the coding sequence ATGACCCACATCACCATTTACCACAACCCCGCCTGCGGTACCTCGCGCAACACGCTGGAGATGATCCGCAACAGCGGCACGGAGCCAGAGATTATCCTCTATCTGGAAACCCCACCGTCCCGCGAGAAGTTGACCACTCTGATTGCCGATATGGGGATTTCTGTTCGGGATCTGCTGCGTAAAAACGTGGAGCCCTATGAACAGCTCGGCCTGGCCGAAGATAAATTCACCGACGAACAGCTGCTCGACTTCATGCTGCAATACCCGATCCTGATTAACCGTCCGATCGTCGTGACGCCGCTGGGCACTCGCCTGTGTCGCCCTTCTGAAGTCGTCCTCGACATCCTGCCTGACGCGCAAAAAGGGGCATTTACGAAAGAGGATGGCGAAGCCGTCGTTGATGCCAGCGGGAAAAAAATCTCACAAAAGTAA
- a CDS encoding arsenic transporter, with translation MFLAGAIFLFTLVLVIWQPRGLSIGWSATIGAVLALVSGVIHINDIPVVWNIVWNATATFIAVIIISLLLDESGFFEWAALHVARWGNGRGRLLFTYIVLLGAAVAALFANDGAALILTPIVIAMLLALGFSKQATLAFVMAAGFIADTASLPLIVSNLVNIVSADFFTLGFSEYASVMIPVDIAAIAATLVMLHLFFRKEIPPEYDLSKLREPARAITDLPTFRTGWIVLLLLLVGFFVLEPLGIPVSAIATVGALILFAVAKRGHAINTGKVLRGAPWQIVIFSLGMYLVVYGLRNAGLTDSLTGVLNSLAGYGLWATTLGTGFITAFLSSIMNNMPTVLIGALSIDGSTATGLIEDAMIYANVIGCDLGPKITPIGSLATLLWLHVLAQKNMTITWGYYFRTGIIMTLPVLFVTLAALALRLSFTL, from the coding sequence ATGTTTCTGGCAGGGGCAATTTTTCTGTTTACGCTGGTACTGGTTATCTGGCAGCCAAGGGGACTGAGTATCGGCTGGAGCGCGACCATTGGTGCCGTGCTGGCGCTGGTCAGCGGTGTGATCCACATTAATGATATTCCGGTGGTCTGGAATATCGTCTGGAACGCGACGGCCACGTTTATCGCCGTCATTATCATCAGCCTGCTGCTGGATGAGTCTGGCTTTTTCGAATGGGCTGCGCTACACGTCGCCCGCTGGGGGAACGGCCGGGGGAGATTGCTTTTTACGTATATCGTGCTGCTCGGCGCGGCGGTTGCGGCGCTGTTTGCCAATGACGGTGCGGCGCTGATCCTGACGCCTATCGTGATTGCTATGCTGCTGGCGCTGGGGTTCAGCAAGCAGGCAACGCTGGCGTTTGTGATGGCGGCAGGGTTTATCGCCGATACCGCCAGCCTGCCGCTGATTGTCTCTAACCTGGTCAACATTGTGTCAGCCGATTTCTTCACGCTGGGGTTCAGCGAATATGCCTCGGTGATGATCCCGGTTGATATCGCCGCGATTGCCGCCACGCTGGTGATGCTGCATCTGTTCTTTCGCAAGGAAATTCCCCCGGAATATGACCTGTCGAAACTTCGGGAGCCAGCGCGCGCTATTACCGATCTCCCGACGTTCAGAACGGGCTGGATCGTCCTGCTCCTTCTTCTGGTCGGCTTCTTTGTGCTCGAACCTCTCGGTATTCCGGTCAGCGCCATTGCGACCGTCGGTGCGCTGATTTTATTCGCTGTCGCAAAACGCGGACATGCGATAAACACCGGAAAAGTGCTGCGCGGCGCACCGTGGCAGATCGTCATCTTCTCGCTGGGGATGTATCTGGTGGTGTATGGCCTGCGCAATGCCGGGCTGACGGACTCTCTCACAGGCGTACTGAATAGCCTGGCCGGATACGGATTATGGGCGACTACGCTGGGAACCGGGTTCATCACCGCGTTCCTGTCATCCATAATGAACAATATGCCCACGGTGCTGATTGGCGCGCTCTCTATTGACGGCAGCACGGCAACTGGGTTGATCGAGGACGCGATGATTTACGCCAACGTGATTGGATGCGATCTGGGGCCGAAAATCACACCTATCGGCAGCCTGGCGACACTGCTCTGGCTTCATGTACTGGCGCAGAAAAACATGACGATTACCTGGGGTTACTATTTCCGGACGGGTATCATTATGACGCTGCCGGTCCTGTTTGTGACGCTCGCCGCGCTGGCGCTACGTCTCTCCTTCACACTGTAA
- a CDS encoding metalloregulator ArsR/SmtB family transcription factor — translation MLHPLQLFKTLSDETRLSIIMLLREAGELCVCDLCSATTESQPKVSRHMALLRESGLVIDRREGKWIHYRLSPHMPAWAATIIDNSWNCLREETREKLKNRLPGSC, via the coding sequence ATGCTCCACCCGCTCCAACTCTTCAAAACCCTCTCCGACGAAACACGGCTCTCCATCATCATGCTGCTCCGCGAAGCGGGCGAGCTGTGCGTCTGCGATCTCTGCTCCGCGACCACCGAGTCGCAGCCGAAAGTCTCCCGCCACATGGCGCTGCTGCGAGAGTCCGGGCTGGTTATCGATCGCCGGGAAGGGAAATGGATCCATTACCGTTTATCCCCCCACATGCCTGCATGGGCGGCAACCATTATCGACAACAGCTGGAACTGCCTGCGGGAAGAGACGCGTGAGAAGCTGAAAAACAGACTTCCGGGTTCGTGCTAA
- the hcp gene encoding type VI secretion system tube protein Hcp, giving the protein MSTPAHLWLEDENGSPIVGSCMMPTRLGSIELKSFSHGVTIPVDPSWGKLTGTRVHHPITIVKEFDQTTPLLYRAVCEGRVMKKGVIKMYRILTSGIEVEYFNIVMENVKFTTVAPFLTPNGMSSTHLETLELRYEAISWKYTEGNIIFRDTWNDRCCA; this is encoded by the coding sequence ATGTCTACACCCGCACATCTCTGGCTTGAGGACGAGAACGGCTCGCCAATTGTCGGTAGCTGCATGATGCCCACCCGTCTTGGTTCCATAGAACTGAAATCGTTCTCCCACGGCGTAACCATTCCGGTTGACCCAAGCTGGGGCAAGCTCACCGGCACGCGCGTCCATCACCCAATTACGATAGTCAAAGAATTTGATCAGACTACCCCACTTCTTTACCGTGCCGTGTGTGAAGGGCGAGTTATGAAGAAGGGGGTTATTAAGATGTACCGTATTCTGACGTCCGGTATCGAAGTCGAATATTTCAATATCGTGATGGAAAACGTTAAGTTCACGACTGTGGCACCCTTCCTAACCCCTAACGGGATGAGCAGCACCCATCTTGAAACGCTCGAATTGCGTTATGAAGCCATTTCCTGGAAGTACACTGAGGGGAATATCATCTTCCGTGACACCTGGAACGATCGCTGCTGCGCCTGA